The sequence GGTGTGCAGGGCGTGAACCTGACAAACGAGGTCACCAAGACCTTGCAGGCATATACAGGTGATCCCGATCAGTTGGCTCCGCGTTCGTATTTTGCGAACGATCGCCGCTTCTCCTTCGCGGTTCGGTTCAACTTCTGATCCAGCCGTAACAGGAAAAGGGCCGCTACGTCTCTCCCGAGGTAGCGGCCCTTTTTTTTGATATGTCGCAAGGCATAAAAAAGGGGCGCCTGATCATGGCGCCCCTTTCGTTTATTCGGATGGTGGTCAGTCAGGCCGCTTGAGTAGCGCCCCTTAGCGAGGCTGCAATCGCATCACGCATTGGTTTCGACTGGTAGTCAGACCCATAGGGACTGCCGCGCACTTCGAGCCCGTCAGGCCGTTTGGACGGATCAAAATACTGCAGCCAATTGTATTTATCGACCATGCCCCAACCGAGAATGTCGCCCAGCTGCGGATAGCTCAACATGACGTCGAAGTAACGCCGCGTGAAATCCGCGACCCGCGCATCGCGCACTGCAATATCGGCGGGAAGCGCTTTGTCTTTCACGTCAAATTCGGTGACTAGTAAACGGTAGCCCATACCTGTGACTTCATCGAGGAAATCGCGCCAAGCGCGCTCCTTGTAGGGGCCAAGCCCGGTCGACGGATCAAGCTCGAACATCTCGATATGTGACTGGATACCCAGCGCATCCACGGGCGTTCCGCGTTTCTTGAAGCCTTCCAGCAGGCGCAGCACATCGGCGACATGCCCGGCATGCGCAGGCTCCCAGCTCATATAGTCATTATAGACCAATTCGCCCTGCGGCAGCTGTTCGCGCGCAGTGTGGAATGCGAGATCGAGCGCGGCTTCAGGGCTTCCCATTGCCCGCGATAGGCTGGTCTCGATCGGAGCGTTAGTGTCGTGATCAATTGCCTCGTTCACAACGTCATAACTGCTGATCACGCCGTCATAGCGGTCTGTCACAGTCCGGATGTGGCTGGCCAGCAAGCGCTCGGCTTCGGCGCGCGGATTGGCGCCGAAATCATATGTGTTGAGCCAATCGGGAAACCATTCAGGCCGGTGCCACAGCAGCGTATGCCCGCGCACCTCCTGCCCGTTGGTTTTTGCCCAGCGGACGATATCGTCCATCCGGCTAAAATCGTAGCTGTCGGGGCCGGGCCGGATTGCCTGCCACTTCATCTCGTTTTCAGGGACGACCATGCCGCATTCGGCGTTGAGCAGCTTGGCATAATCTGGGTTCTGGACGGACCCTGCATCAGCGTCAGGCGCGCTCCATGACACTGCAGAGCCGAACCGGCGGCCCTTCGCCTTTGCCAGCGTATCAAGGCTCGCATCGGCTGCGTCTTCACTGGCGGTCAAGGTAGACCCGGCGCCGCCGCAGCCAGCTAACGCCAGGGTGGAGAGGCCCGCCATCGCGCTTCGGCGGTCGACCTCGAAGGGCCCGGCCATCAGTTGGCTACCGTGAGTTTGGTTTCCTGCAGATCCTGCGAGTTCGGACCCACCATGATGGTGAAGTCGCCCGGTTCGGTGACCCGCTCCATCGCGCGGTTCCACATGGCGAAACTATCAGCACGGATGGGGACATCGACTTGCTTGGTCTCGCCAGGTTGCAAGGTCACGCGCTTGAATCCGGCTAGTTCCTTCACTGGCCGTGTGACGGAGCTGATCTCGTCGCGCAGATAGACTTGCACCACTTCGTCGCCTGCGATTTTGCCAGTGTTGGTGACTGCGACGCGCACCGTTACTCCTTCGCCCGGTGCGATTGAGGCTGACGACAGTGTCGGGGCACCAATATCAAAGTTGGTGTAGCTCAGGCCGTATCCGAAGGGATATAGCGGGGTAACCTCGCTGAACAAATACCCGCGTCTTGCGCTGGGTTTGTGGTTATAGAAATTGGGTAATTGCCCGGCATTCCGGGCCACAGTGACAGGCAATTTGCCGCCGGGATTGACGTTGCCGAACAGGGCGTCGGCAATCGCATTGCCTTGCTGCTCGCCTGCGTACCACGTTTCGAGAATGGCATCGGCTTCTTCGGCAATGGTGGGATAGCTTGGTGGGCGGCCATTCACGAGCACAACGACGAGCTTCTTGCCCAAAGCGTTCATCGCATCGAACAGTTCTTGCTGCTCGCCGACGATATCGAGACTGGTGCGGTCCCCTAAGTGACCCGTAGCCCAGCCTTCGCGGCTGGTTTGTTCGGTGTCACCAATGAACAGCAGGATCGTGTCAGCATCCTTCGCAGTAGCTACAGCCCTGGCAATACGCGCACGGTTCTCTGCCGGATCCCCAAGGACAACTTCGTCTTCCCACCAATCGTCATCCTCAGTGATCACAACACCTTGTGAATGGACGATATTGGCGCGATCGCCGAGCAGCGCGCGAATACCCTCAAGCGGGGTCACAGTGTCGCGCGGAATGCCGTAATATCCACCCAAGCGCGCTACATCCGAGTTCGGCCCGATCACGGCGATGGTCGGCTTGGCGCTGCCAGCTGCCGGCATAGCGAGTGGCAAAACACCTTCGTTCTTGAGCAGGATGAGCGACTTTTCTGCGGTCTTGCGGGCAAGAGCGATACCTTCGGGACCGTTCGACTTGAGCGCAGGGGCCAGCGTTGCAAACGGGTTTTCAAACAGGCCAGCGTTGAATTTCATAGTCAGCAGACGCGTGACTGCCTGATCGATTGCGGCCATCGAAACTTTGCCGCCAGTGACCTGTTTCCCCAAGGTGGAGAAGGAGATGCCGCTAGGCAAATCGACATCGACGCCGGCCTCAAGCGCCATCCGGGCGGCCTCGGGAATATCCGGCGCGATACGGTGGTTCGTTACCATTTCCTCGATGGCATAATAGTCTGACACCACCGCGCCCGGGAAACCCCATTCGCCGCGCAGCACGTCACCCAGCAGCCACTTGTTGGAGTGTGATGGTATGCCGTCAATTTCGTTGTAGCTGGCCATGACCGCATCAATCGCAGTGCGTTCGACGACTTGTTGGAATGGCGGGAAGAACATCTCACGCAGGGTGCGTTCGGAGATTTGTGCCGGGCCGATATTTGTGCCGCTTTCCGGCTGGCCGTGGCCGGTCATATGCTTGAGGGTGGCCATCACCTGACCGTCAGCCAGCTTGCGGGTCTTGCCCACGCCTTGCAGACCCTCGACTGCAGCGACGCCCATTTCGCCCACCAGAAACGGATCTTCACCAAATGTCTCTTCGATCCGGCCCCAACGCGGATCGCGGGCGACGTCGACAACAGGTGAGAGAACCTGATGGACGCCGCGCGCCCGGACTTCGCTGGCGATGTAGTCGTTCACATCTCGGATCAGGTCCGGATCCCATGTTGAAGCCATACCGATGCTTTGCGGGAAGCTGGTGGCATTGAGCGCCGCGAGACCGTGTAGGGACTCTTCATGCGTCAGCACCGGAATGCCGAGCCGTGTGTCTTCGCGGGCCCATGTCTGCAGCTCGTTTACATAGCGGATGCTCTCTTCGATCGAGCGCGGCTTGTTCACACGTGGACTGCCAGGGCCCTTGAGATCAGAAGGGCGGGCAAAGAAGCCCAGCCCGTCTGGATACTTGGCGCGCGCCTTGTTGGCGTCGAAGAAATTTTGGTCGTCTTGAATGTCCGGTTTGTCGTTCCAGATCGTCACCATCTGGGCGACCTTTTCCTCCAGTGTCATGCGGGCGAGGAGGTCTGCCACGCGCTGTTCGGTTGGAAGCGACGCGTTCCAATATGCCGCATCCTGCATCGGGCGCTCGACTTGCGGCGGACTGTCTTGAGCGGCCGCTGTTGGCGCAGCTGCAGTCATCATTGCAGCGCAACCAGCAAGCATCACGAACTTAAAACGGGACATCATAAACTCTCTCCTCACGGGCTCCCAGCTTGACTGAATCGCCAGAAATGATAGCGCTACCATGATGTCCCGTACGAAGCTTGTCAATGATTTGAAAAGTCGGGTGTCGGCTACGGCAGTTTATGGTTGTGGCGCAAATTCATCCGAGGGCCTTGCCCATCCGGTAAGGCAGTGCGTAAGGGTTTTAGTATGGCGGCATCAAAACCAACACTTCGCAAGTCGAAATCGCGGCGCTCTGGTAGCGCACCCACAATTGCCGATGTCGCTGCCGAAGCGCGATGCTCGCCGATGACGGTAAGCCGAGTCATCAATGGTGAAACCAGAGTGCGTGATGCAACGCGCGATGCAGTAACCGCAGCGATCACAAAACTGAATTATTCGCCCAACCGTGCCGCACGCAGCCTGGCCGGGGGTGAACAGCTCCGCATTGCGTTGTTGTTCGACAATCCCTCTGCATCCTATTTGAGCGAATTGCTTATGGGGGCGCTGCAAGAAGCGTCGCGCGGCGATATCCATTTGATCGTGCAAAGCTGCGAGATTGCCACCGATCGGCTCTCGTTGGTCCGCAATCTGTCGGAAGGCGGGATCAAAGGCTTTCTCCTGCCGCCCCCGCTTTGCGACGACCAAAGTGTACTCGACCTCGTATCCGCATTAGACGGCGTTGCAATTGCCGTCGGTCCCGGCCTAGCGAGCGGCACGCAAGGTGCCGTGATGATCGACGATTTCAAGGCGGCCTATGATATGACCAACCATATCATTGAGCTGGGCCATACGCGGATCGGCTTTATCATCGGCAATCCCGAGCAGGTGGCCAGTATTCGCCGTCTCAACGGTTTCCGCGCCGCTATGGAAGAGGCTGGGCTCGACGCTCCTGATGAACTGATTGCGCAGGGCCGGTTTACTTACCGTTCGGGAATGGCCGCGACGGAACAGTTGCTCGCACTCAATCCACGTCCGACAGCGATCTTTGCCTCGAATGACGATATGGCGGCGGCAACGGTTGCGGTGGCCCACCGAAACCACCTCGATGTGCCAACCGACCTTTCTGTTTGTGGCTTTGACGATACGGCGATGGCCAGAACCATCTGGCCAGAGCTGACGACGATCCGGCAGCCAATCGCCGAAATGTCTGCGCGTGCGGTGAAGAACATTGCCAAGGTAATGCGGGCAAAGAAGTCCGGTGACCGGCTAAAGCCCGAACAGGCGACCTTACCGTATGAACTTATCCGCCGCGAATCCGACGCAGCACCGTCGCTCGTTTCGCGGAAGAAAAAGGACAAGCCGGGCCAGTGACCGACGATACCTCGCCCGAACAACCACAACGCAAGCTGCGATCGCGCGATTGGTTCGACAACCCGGACCGGATGGACATGACCGCACTCTATCTGGAGCGGTTCATGAATTATGGGATTACGCCAGAGGAGCTGCGTTCGGGCAAGCCGATCATCGGTATCGCGCAGTCGGGCAGTGACCTCTCGCCTTGCAACCGGATCCACCTCGAACTTGCTAAGCGCGTGCGTGACGGAATCCGCGATGCGGGCGGGATACCGATAGAGTTTCCGGTCCATCCTATCTTCGAAAATTGCCGCAGGCCGACTGCGGCGCTGGACCGCAATCTCGCCTATCTGGGACTGGTCGAGCTGCTGCACGGCTATCCCATTGACGGCGTTGTGCTGACAACCGGCTGCGACAAGACAACACCGAGCCAGGTGATGGCAGCAACTGCGGTCGACATACCCGCAATCGTCCTGTCAGGCGGGCCTATGTTAGACGGTTGGCACGACGGCGAGCTTGTCGGATCGGGTACAGTTATCTGGCGCAGTCGCCGCAAGCTGGCAGCAGGCGAGATTGACGAGGATGAATTTCTCGACCGGGCAACCAGCAGTGCGCCATCTGCGGGTCATTGCAATTCTATGGGCACGGCCTCCACCATGAATGCCGTTGCAGAGGCATTGGGTCTGTCACTGACCGGCTGCGCGGCAATTCCGGCGCCATACCGCGAGCGCGGGCAAATGGCTTACCGCACTGGCCAGCGGATCGTTGATATGGTCCATGCCGACTTGAAGCCCTCCGATATCTTGTGTCGTGACGCTTTTTTGAATGCCATTGCCACGGTCAGCGTTTGCGGGGGATCATCAAATGCGCAGCCGCACATCGTCGCTATGGCGCGTCATGCTGGTGTCGAAATCAACCCAGAGGATTGGCAAGATCACGGCTACAATCTGCCGCTGCTCGTAAATATGCAGCCGGCGGGCGCTTATCTTGGAGAGCGCTTCCACCGCGCGGGCGGTGTTCCGGGCGCGATGTGGGAATTGATGCAGGCCGGAAAGCTTCTCGGCGATGTGCCAACAGTAACCGGACAGACGATGGCCGCCAATCTGGAAGGCCGAGAAAGCCATGACCGTGAGATGATCCGTCCGTTTGCCGATCCGCTACAGGCTGCGGCAGGTTTCATGGTGCTGAGCGGTAATCTGTTCGATTTCGGTATTCTCAAGACTTCCGTCATTTCTGACGAGTTCCGTGACCGCTATCTCTTGGAACCCGGTAGCGAGGATGTGTTCGACGCGCGGGCCATCGTGTTCGACGGCTCGGATGATTATCATCACCGCATCAACGATTCTGCACTCGGCATCGACGAGAACTGTATTCTCGTAATTCGCGGCTCTGGCGTGATCGGCTGGCCCGGTTCAGCCGAGGTCGTGAACATGCAGCCCCCTGATGCGCTGATCCAGCGCGGGGTGGCTTGGCTGCCCACGCTGGGTGATGGAAGACAGTCGGGCACTTCGGACAGTCCCTCGATCCTCAACGTCTCGCCTGAAAGTGCGGCTGGCGGCGGCTTGTCCTGGCTGCGTGATGGTGACGTGATCCGGGTCGATCTCAGTCAGCGAACGTGCGACGCTCTAGTTGACGATGCCGAGATAGCTCGCCGCAAGAAGGAAGAGCCTGCGCCGCCGATCCCGCCATCGCAAACGCCGTGGGAAGAGCTGTTCCGCGAGAAGACCGGTCAGTTAGGTGAGGGCGGAGTGATGGAGTTCGCGCTCAAGTATCGACAGATTTCGAAGAAATTGCCCCGACATAATCACTAACTTGCGGCAATTCTCATCGTCATGGAGGTGGTGCAGCCTGGCGGCAGGGCCATCATGCCTCCAGGGTCCTGATTGACTGCATCAGGCATGTGCGAAACCGGCTCGAAGCACAGCGTTGTGTCATCGAGCGGCGCATAGACATGCAAGTAAGGCGTGCCGGTGGCAGTCATGGTGATCCGTCCCAAATCGTCTTCGATGACGACCTCGCCGCGCCAATCGGCATGGCAATGGTCGACTTGAAGCGGAGGTAACGCAGCGCCCTTGCTCCACTTGGCGAAATGATCACCCGCTTCCCGCTCGCTAGTCGGGATATTACCATCATCGACTAGGATCGTAGTTCCCGCCTCGAAACGTACCCGGCTTTCGGGGCGTTTTCGGAAGTAGGGGTGCAGGCCAAGTCCCGCAGGCATCGGCACATTGGCCCGATTGGTCACCTGCACGGTAATATCGGCGCCGTGTTCGCTCAGGTGAAAGGTCTGTAGCGCGTCATAGGCCCATGGCCATGGACCCGATCCATCGTAGCGGTGCGCCAGCTCGATCATGTGTGGAGCAATGCTCACGGTATTCCACGCGCTTTGCCAACTGAGGCCATGCAGGCTGTGTAGGTCGTCTGCCAAGTTGGGAGGCAACACCACTTCCCGCTTCTGCCACGCAAATTTGCCGAAGCGGATGCGGTTGCAATAGGGGATGAGCGGGAAACAGGCCGCTTGCAGAGGGTCACCGCTGTCTTCAGGCATAGGCCGCAATATGTCGGTCTCGCGCCATTTGAGGCTCGCCAATGCGCCGCCGACTTCTGGCTTCACGGTAGCGGTCCAATCATCTGCAGAAATCAGTTCAGTCATCTATGGCGTTAGTCTTACCGGTGATGTGACGGCTCCGGCAACAGGGCTATCAAATGCGAACAGGCTTCCGGCAAGCGGTTGCTCTTCCAAAGCCTCATCGCTCAGCCCCTTGCGCGCCGTTGTAACGAAGACAGTTTTCAGGTCTTCGCCGCCAAAGGCCAGTTTTGTGACATTGGCAGCGGGTATCGGAACCTGCTCGACCAATTCGCCTGCGGGTGAGTAGCGTGCGACACACCAGCCATTCCATAGGCCGGTCCAGAGATACCCTTCGCTGTCGATGACAGGCCCATCGGGATAGGCCCCGGGAATACCGACATTGGTAAAGGTGCGCTGCTCGCCGACCGATCCGTCTGCCGCAATATCGCAAACCATGATCCGGCGTGACAGCGTGTCGGTGAAGTAGATCAGCTTTCCGTCGGGGCTGACAGCTGGGCCGTTGGTGATGCAGATATTGTCTGGTCCTGCGGGTTCGATAACTCCGCGT comes from Altererythrobacter sp. ZODW24 and encodes:
- a CDS encoding endo-1,4-beta-xylanase; translated protein: MAGPFEVDRRSAMAGLSTLALAGCGGAGSTLTASEDAADASLDTLAKAKGRRFGSAVSWSAPDADAGSVQNPDYAKLLNAECGMVVPENEMKWQAIRPGPDSYDFSRMDDIVRWAKTNGQEVRGHTLLWHRPEWFPDWLNTYDFGANPRAEAERLLASHIRTVTDRYDGVISSYDVVNEAIDHDTNAPIETSLSRAMGSPEAALDLAFHTAREQLPQGELVYNDYMSWEPAHAGHVADVLRLLEGFKKRGTPVDALGIQSHIEMFELDPSTGLGPYKERAWRDFLDEVTGMGYRLLVTEFDVKDKALPADIAVRDARVADFTRRYFDVMLSYPQLGDILGWGMVDKYNWLQYFDPSKRPDGLEVRGSPYGSDYQSKPMRDAIAASLRGATQAA
- a CDS encoding glycoside hydrolase family 3 N-terminal domain-containing protein, translating into MMSRFKFVMLAGCAAMMTAAAPTAAAQDSPPQVERPMQDAAYWNASLPTEQRVADLLARMTLEEKVAQMVTIWNDKPDIQDDQNFFDANKARAKYPDGLGFFARPSDLKGPGSPRVNKPRSIEESIRYVNELQTWAREDTRLGIPVLTHEESLHGLAALNATSFPQSIGMASTWDPDLIRDVNDYIASEVRARGVHQVLSPVVDVARDPRWGRIEETFGEDPFLVGEMGVAAVEGLQGVGKTRKLADGQVMATLKHMTGHGQPESGTNIGPAQISERTLREMFFPPFQQVVERTAIDAVMASYNEIDGIPSHSNKWLLGDVLRGEWGFPGAVVSDYYAIEEMVTNHRIAPDIPEAARMALEAGVDVDLPSGISFSTLGKQVTGGKVSMAAIDQAVTRLLTMKFNAGLFENPFATLAPALKSNGPEGIALARKTAEKSLILLKNEGVLPLAMPAAGSAKPTIAVIGPNSDVARLGGYYGIPRDTVTPLEGIRALLGDRANIVHSQGVVITEDDDWWEDEVVLGDPAENRARIARAVATAKDADTILLFIGDTEQTSREGWATGHLGDRTSLDIVGEQQELFDAMNALGKKLVVVLVNGRPPSYPTIAEEADAILETWYAGEQQGNAIADALFGNVNPGGKLPVTVARNAGQLPNFYNHKPSARRGYLFSEVTPLYPFGYGLSYTNFDIGAPTLSSASIAPGEGVTVRVAVTNTGKIAGDEVVQVYLRDEISSVTRPVKELAGFKRVTLQPGETKQVDVPIRADSFAMWNRAMERVTEPGDFTIMVGPNSQDLQETKLTVAN
- a CDS encoding LacI family DNA-binding transcriptional regulator — its product is MAASKPTLRKSKSRRSGSAPTIADVAAEARCSPMTVSRVINGETRVRDATRDAVTAAITKLNYSPNRAARSLAGGEQLRIALLFDNPSASYLSELLMGALQEASRGDIHLIVQSCEIATDRLSLVRNLSEGGIKGFLLPPPLCDDQSVLDLVSALDGVAIAVGPGLASGTQGAVMIDDFKAAYDMTNHIIELGHTRIGFIIGNPEQVASIRRLNGFRAAMEEAGLDAPDELIAQGRFTYRSGMAATEQLLALNPRPTAIFASNDDMAAATVAVAHRNHLDVPTDLSVCGFDDTAMARTIWPELTTIRQPIAEMSARAVKNIAKVMRAKKSGDRLKPEQATLPYELIRRESDAAPSLVSRKKKDKPGQ
- a CDS encoding IlvD/Edd family dehydratase, which encodes MTDDTSPEQPQRKLRSRDWFDNPDRMDMTALYLERFMNYGITPEELRSGKPIIGIAQSGSDLSPCNRIHLELAKRVRDGIRDAGGIPIEFPVHPIFENCRRPTAALDRNLAYLGLVELLHGYPIDGVVLTTGCDKTTPSQVMAATAVDIPAIVLSGGPMLDGWHDGELVGSGTVIWRSRRKLAAGEIDEDEFLDRATSSAPSAGHCNSMGTASTMNAVAEALGLSLTGCAAIPAPYRERGQMAYRTGQRIVDMVHADLKPSDILCRDAFLNAIATVSVCGGSSNAQPHIVAMARHAGVEINPEDWQDHGYNLPLLVNMQPAGAYLGERFHRAGGVPGAMWELMQAGKLLGDVPTVTGQTMAANLEGRESHDREMIRPFADPLQAAAGFMVLSGNLFDFGILKTSVISDEFRDRYLLEPGSEDVFDARAIVFDGSDDYHHRINDSALGIDENCILVIRGSGVIGWPGSAEVVNMQPPDALIQRGVAWLPTLGDGRQSGTSDSPSILNVSPESAAGGGLSWLRDGDVIRVDLSQRTCDALVDDAEIARRKKEEPAPPIPPSQTPWEELFREKTGQLGEGGVMEFALKYRQISKKLPRHNH
- a CDS encoding aldose 1-epimerase, which codes for MTELISADDWTATVKPEVGGALASLKWRETDILRPMPEDSGDPLQAACFPLIPYCNRIRFGKFAWQKREVVLPPNLADDLHSLHGLSWQSAWNTVSIAPHMIELAHRYDGSGPWPWAYDALQTFHLSEHGADITVQVTNRANVPMPAGLGLHPYFRKRPESRVRFEAGTTILVDDGNIPTSEREAGDHFAKWSKGAALPPLQVDHCHADWRGEVVIEDDLGRITMTATGTPYLHVYAPLDDTTLCFEPVSHMPDAVNQDPGGMMALPPGCTTSMTMRIAAS
- a CDS encoding SMP-30/gluconolactonase/LRE family protein, yielding MKLPVRQVVDSQAVLGEGPVWDAERGIVWFVDIKQHLLWLYDPASGAQGSVKAPCQIGWVLPASDGTLLAGMQDGLYSFEPDTGLFTKQCSVAGEPSSNRLNDGCTDPAGRAWFGSMDDNEKEPAGRFYRFERGVIEPAGPDNICITNGPAVSPDGKLIYFTDTLSRRIMVCDIAADGSVGEQRTFTNVGIPGAYPDGPVIDSEGYLWTGLWNGWCVARYSPAGELVEQVPIPAANVTKLAFGGEDLKTVFVTTARKGLSDEALEEQPLAGSLFAFDSPVAGAVTSPVRLTP